One part of the Acinetobacter sp. XS-4 genome encodes these proteins:
- a CDS encoding FAD-dependent oxidoreductase, which produces MNAKTQQPFQMIPIPIRECYECDVLVIGSGAGGLSSAVTAAYEGLKVIVAEKASVFGGTTAVSGGWLWIPNTPHAEREGQAEPIDIPKLYLKSILGEKYDETKIHTYLTQAPKMVEFFEAKTEVKFNIGAAVPDFFNIEGARVGWRSIVAAPYNGRLLGQKLNILRPPIPETTLWGMGIASGTDMKHFINTFNAIPSFIYATKRVLRHFFDLIFTKRSTQIVNGNALVARLLKSAFDYKVQLLANHAMTELVEENGRVIGALFKTPAGIVKMIAKHGVILATGGFPHDEKRKQALFKHVSEGTPHHSAAPETNIGDGLIAAEAIGATVDQTLPWSGAWAPVSLIPRLDGTLGRFPHLVERGKPGLIAVLKNGCRFTNEGDSYPAFIKDLFKHTPQGKQAHCWLICDHKFIRRYGLGAVKPFPISLKPWLDNGYLKQGHTIQELAVACGIDPVQFLKTVEQYNQYAYLGQDPEFQRGSTPYQKAQGDADHHPNPCIAPIENGPFYAVEVVPGSLGTFAGLITDEYAQVLNKAGQPINGLFAAGNDLNSIMGGQYPSGGITLGPAMTFGYLAAKKIAEQARTETVAFTPHKQD; this is translated from the coding sequence ATGAACGCAAAAACCCAACAACCATTTCAGATGATTCCGATACCAATTCGTGAATGCTACGAATGTGATGTTTTAGTCATTGGCTCAGGTGCAGGTGGGCTTTCAAGCGCCGTGACCGCAGCATATGAAGGATTAAAGGTTATTGTCGCAGAGAAAGCATCCGTATTTGGTGGAACAACTGCTGTATCGGGAGGGTGGTTATGGATTCCTAATACACCTCATGCTGAACGGGAAGGCCAAGCTGAACCAATTGATATACCGAAGCTATATTTAAAAAGTATTTTGGGTGAAAAGTATGATGAAACAAAGATTCATACTTATTTAACTCAAGCACCCAAAATGGTGGAATTTTTCGAAGCCAAAACGGAAGTTAAATTTAATATTGGTGCGGCGGTACCTGACTTTTTCAATATTGAAGGTGCTAGGGTTGGGTGGCGTTCGATTGTTGCAGCACCTTATAATGGCCGTTTACTTGGTCAGAAACTAAATATCCTACGTCCACCAATTCCTGAAACTACACTTTGGGGAATGGGTATCGCTTCTGGCACAGATATGAAGCATTTCATTAATACTTTTAATGCAATTCCATCCTTCATCTATGCGACCAAACGCGTATTACGACATTTTTTTGATCTAATTTTTACTAAGCGCTCAACTCAAATTGTGAATGGTAATGCTTTGGTGGCTCGACTACTCAAATCTGCATTTGATTACAAAGTACAACTATTAGCAAATCATGCCATGACTGAATTAGTTGAAGAAAATGGTCGAGTGATTGGAGCATTATTTAAAACACCAGCTGGCATCGTCAAGATGATCGCAAAACATGGCGTGATATTAGCAACTGGTGGTTTTCCGCATGATGAAAAACGTAAACAAGCTTTATTCAAACATGTGAGTGAAGGTACTCCCCATCATTCAGCTGCCCCTGAAACAAATATAGGTGATGGCTTAATTGCAGCAGAAGCAATAGGAGCAACTGTTGATCAAACTTTGCCTTGGTCTGGCGCATGGGCACCTGTTTCATTAATTCCGCGTTTAGATGGAACTTTAGGTCGTTTTCCACATTTGGTTGAGCGAGGTAAACCGGGATTAATTGCAGTTTTAAAAAATGGATGCCGCTTCACGAATGAAGGAGATTCTTATCCTGCATTTATTAAAGATCTATTCAAACATACACCGCAAGGCAAACAAGCACATTGTTGGTTGATTTGCGATCACAAGTTCATTCGCCGTTACGGCTTAGGCGCTGTTAAACCTTTTCCAATTTCTCTAAAGCCTTGGCTAGACAATGGTTATTTAAAACAAGGACACACTATTCAAGAGCTGGCTGTGGCATGCGGTATAGATCCAGTTCAGTTTTTAAAAACAGTTGAGCAGTACAACCAATATGCCTATTTAGGCCAAGACCCCGAGTTTCAGCGGGGTAGTACTCCTTATCAAAAAGCACAGGGTGATGCTGATCATCATCCGAACCCATGTATTGCCCCGATTGAAAATGGACCATTTTATGCAGTTGAAGTGGTGCCAGGAAGTTTAGGCACATTTGCAGGACTGATTACAGATGAATATGCCCAAGTTCTAAATAAAGCTGGGCAACCGATTAATGGATTATTTGCGGCTGGAAATGACCTCAATAGCATCATGGGGGGCCAATATCCAAGTGGTGGAATTACCTTAGGTCCAGCCATGACATTTGGTTATCTTGCTGCAAAAAAAATTGCTGAACAAGCTCGAACTGAAACAGTAGCGTTCACGCCACATAAGCAAGATTAA
- a CDS encoding FAD-dependent oxidoreductase: protein MDKEVDLLVIGGGAAGMSAALFAKLNGLDVLLCEKASQVGGTSATSGGTIWAPGSHLSVQAGVPDDIEQARIFLKSVVGERGGEELREAFLASCADMVRDLDEKTTVKLNACLAHPDYVKNQPGEAFGGRALAPAEFDASVLGADFKYVRPPRAEFMGLGGMMVNRTELNALLNPIHSFQNFMTTLKVVVPYFLSRLRFNRGTRLVMGNALVGNLFYNLKQKHVPVWFNASLQELLVEKGKVVGAKIETEQGVKVVRARKGVVLATGGVGWNIKLRQQLFPKGLISYSLSPYSNTGDGLSKAMEKGAKLDPSVDSSVLYFPCSIHVHANGYKAIWPHIILDRAKPGVIAVNDDGNRFVNESDSYHDFCMAQLKTNQGKAKIQSYLICDQTAIEKYGLGFVLPGAKKLDYYLKEKYLFSANSLEELAQKVGINAQGLVNTVQRFNHLVEQGVDTDFGKGSGVMNRFNGDPEVKPNPCLGKLEQGPFYALPVIPMDCASSGGLAGDIYGRVLDQNNQVISGLFACGNDLSSIFKGTYPGPGTTLGPGMVFAWRIAQFAAGKLNKQVTEQPTQMTQPRRTA, encoded by the coding sequence ATGGATAAAGAAGTTGATTTATTGGTTATTGGCGGTGGCGCCGCAGGCATGTCCGCAGCGCTTTTTGCCAAGCTTAATGGATTAGATGTTTTACTTTGCGAAAAGGCTTCCCAAGTAGGTGGTACTTCAGCAACATCAGGTGGAACGATTTGGGCGCCAGGATCACATTTAAGTGTTCAAGCAGGTGTTCCCGATGATATTGAGCAAGCTCGAATTTTTCTTAAATCTGTAGTGGGTGAACGTGGTGGTGAAGAACTTCGCGAAGCATTTCTAGCGTCATGTGCTGATATGGTTCGTGATTTAGATGAGAAAACTACAGTTAAGCTTAATGCTTGTTTAGCACATCCCGATTATGTGAAAAACCAACCAGGAGAAGCATTTGGTGGTCGTGCACTTGCTCCTGCTGAATTTGATGCAAGTGTTTTAGGTGCTGACTTTAAATATGTACGTCCTCCACGAGCGGAATTTATGGGCTTAGGCGGCATGATGGTCAACCGTACTGAATTAAATGCACTGTTAAATCCTATACACAGTTTTCAGAACTTTATGACTACCTTGAAAGTTGTGGTGCCTTATTTTCTGTCACGTCTACGCTTTAATCGGGGTACCCGGCTTGTTATGGGTAATGCTTTGGTAGGTAACTTATTTTATAACCTTAAACAAAAACATGTTCCTGTTTGGTTCAATGCATCACTGCAAGAGCTACTGGTTGAAAAAGGCAAAGTGGTGGGAGCCAAAATTGAAACCGAGCAAGGTGTGAAAGTTGTTCGTGCCAGAAAAGGTGTAGTTTTAGCCACTGGTGGTGTGGGGTGGAATATAAAGTTACGTCAACAATTGTTCCCAAAAGGTTTAATTTCATACTCACTTTCACCTTACTCAAACACGGGTGATGGGCTTAGTAAAGCTATGGAAAAAGGTGCAAAACTTGACCCCTCTGTGGATAGTAGTGTGCTTTATTTTCCATGCTCCATCCATGTTCATGCCAACGGTTATAAAGCTATTTGGCCACACATTATTTTAGATCGGGCTAAACCGGGTGTAATAGCTGTCAATGACGATGGTAACCGCTTTGTCAATGAGTCAGATTCGTACCACGACTTTTGTATGGCTCAGCTTAAAACAAATCAAGGTAAAGCAAAAATTCAGTCTTACCTGATTTGCGACCAAACTGCGATTGAAAAATATGGGTTAGGTTTTGTTCTGCCTGGTGCAAAAAAACTCGATTACTACCTCAAAGAAAAATATTTATTCTCTGCAAATTCACTAGAGGAGCTTGCCCAAAAGGTTGGGATTAACGCTCAAGGATTAGTGAATACAGTTCAACGTTTTAATCACCTCGTTGAACAGGGTGTAGACACTGACTTTGGTAAAGGTAGTGGTGTAATGAACCGGTTTAACGGAGATCCAGAAGTCAAACCTAATCCATGTTTGGGCAAACTTGAGCAAGGCCCCTTTTACGCTTTACCTGTCATTCCAATGGACTGTGCGAGTAGTGGTGGATTAGCTGGCGACATTTATGGTCGAGTGCTTGATCAGAATAATCAGGTTATCTCTGGGCTATTTGCCTGCGGTAATGACCTATCTTCAATTTTTAAAGGAACATATCCAGGCCCAGGAACAACACTAGGGCCAGGGATGGTATTTGCTTGGCGAATTGCTCAATTTGCCGCAGGAAAACTAAATAAACAAGTGACTGAGCAACCTACACAAATGACACAACCACGGAGAACCGCATGA
- a CDS encoding NIPSNAP family protein has translation MKLYQLINITIKMGTTATVAAGIQSFYQDETAKGKLLGVFFSDIGELNQVVVLRSYASQQELGDENARLAAQENLFETSENIIRYSVENFAGFDFLPEVEVGEFGPVYEIRTYELKHGGVPHVLEAWKNAVPTRTQYSKLTIAMYALDGTPRIVSIWPYASLNKRSEVRAKSVADGIWPPKGGPQWLTHAMKSMIALPTSVSPLK, from the coding sequence ATGAAGCTTTATCAACTGATTAACATCACTATCAAAATGGGTACAACTGCAACTGTTGCAGCAGGTATTCAAAGTTTTTACCAAGATGAGACAGCTAAGGGTAAGTTACTTGGAGTATTTTTCTCTGATATAGGCGAGCTCAACCAAGTTGTTGTATTACGTAGCTATGCTTCACAACAAGAATTAGGTGATGAAAATGCGCGTTTAGCAGCACAAGAAAACTTGTTTGAGACATCTGAAAATATTATTAGATATTCAGTAGAAAATTTTGCTGGTTTTGACTTCTTACCAGAAGTTGAGGTAGGTGAATTTGGTCCTGTATATGAAATCCGTACTTATGAGTTGAAACATGGTGGTGTCCCTCATGTCCTTGAGGCATGGAAAAATGCAGTGCCAACTCGTACTCAATACTCAAAATTAACAATAGCGATGTATGCTCTTGATGGTACACCACGTATTGTAAGTATTTGGCCATACGCATCATTGAATAAACGTTCGGAAGTTCGTGCCAAATCAGTGGCAGATGGCATTTGGCCACCAAAAGGCGGCCCACAGTGGTTAACTCATGCAATGAAGTCAATGATTGCACTACCAACTTCAGTATCGCCACTGAAATAA
- a CDS encoding MarR family transcriptional regulator has translation MTQKDQQSYDQSLYAIHNRLFFRLFQLGNSLDRQCVNELGISSVHWAVLGALSRPQTNSVMSFTELTEYLDVSRQNLDGVLKRLEREGYVIRQIDTTDRRAKNIMLTQEGIARWEQLQENIYNFYKQALNGFTLDDMISFTHLANKLTNGLNDIKING, from the coding sequence ATGACCCAAAAAGATCAACAAAGTTATGATCAATCTCTTTATGCAATCCACAACAGATTATTCTTCAGATTATTTCAACTTGGAAACTCATTAGATCGCCAATGCGTAAATGAACTAGGAATCTCATCAGTACATTGGGCAGTTTTAGGTGCATTATCAAGGCCACAAACTAATTCAGTTATGTCATTTACTGAATTAACTGAATATCTAGATGTAAGTAGACAAAATTTAGATGGTGTTTTGAAGCGACTCGAGCGTGAAGGATATGTAATACGTCAAATTGATACAACAGATCGTCGTGCAAAAAATATCATGCTAACCCAAGAAGGAATTGCTCGATGGGAACAATTACAAGAAAATATTTATAACTTTTATAAGCAGGCTCTAAATGGCTTTACACTTGACGATATGATTTCATTTACTCATTTAGCAAATAAATTAACAAATGGCCTTAATGATATTAAAATAAACGGTTAA
- a CDS encoding enoyl-CoA hydratase-related protein, which produces MNATLNYQNDIAIITLCRPEARNALNKEMIQNIDDLLNKVNQAHPRALIFTGQGEKAFCAGADITELKNKTPAEYLELSHKGQSVFNKISNLPFPTIAVIKGTALGGGLELAMACTFRICRLDSKFGLPEIKLGLLPGYGGTQRLPRIVGYTKALELILSGRIFDAVEAKEIGLITQITATESSTQAGLEFLSNFGEKFPASTAFIIKAVQSALDLNITDGLALESEMFLASTQTKDAAEGIQAFIEKRKAQFTNQ; this is translated from the coding sequence ATGAATGCAACGCTAAATTATCAGAATGATATCGCTATAATTACTCTTTGTCGGCCAGAGGCAAGAAATGCTCTAAACAAGGAAATGATTCAAAATATTGATGACTTACTTAACAAAGTTAATCAGGCCCATCCTCGTGCTCTCATTTTTACTGGGCAAGGTGAAAAAGCCTTTTGTGCTGGAGCAGATATTACAGAACTAAAAAATAAAACGCCTGCTGAATATCTCGAGCTTTCACATAAAGGGCAAAGTGTTTTCAATAAAATTAGCAACCTACCATTTCCTACAATAGCCGTAATTAAAGGTACTGCTTTAGGCGGAGGCTTAGAATTAGCTATGGCTTGTACTTTTCGTATCTGCCGCCTTGATTCTAAATTTGGTTTACCTGAAATTAAATTAGGATTACTTCCTGGTTATGGAGGTACACAACGCTTACCTCGTATCGTAGGCTATACAAAAGCGTTAGAATTGATTTTAAGTGGAAGAATTTTCGATGCAGTAGAAGCAAAAGAAATTGGTCTGATTACACAAATTACGGCGACTGAAAGTTCTACTCAAGCAGGTTTGGAGTTCTTATCAAATTTTGGAGAGAAATTTCCTGCATCCACAGCATTTATCATAAAAGCTGTTCAATCGGCATTAGATTTAAATATTACTGATGGTTTAGCGCTCGAAAGTGAAATGTTTCTTGCCAGTACCCAAACTAAAGATGCTGCTGAAGGCATCCAAGCATTTATTGAAAAGCGTAAAGCACAATTTACAAATCAATGA
- a CDS encoding MFS transporter, translating to MQYIDVHKIASDATFNKFHAKVLLWCFIVIIIDGYDIAVAGIAIPSIMEKMGVSASTAGFMASSALFGMMVGAIFLGAISDKIGRRLTIAICVFLFSVFTAVAGMTNDPISFSIMRFIAGLGIGGVMPNVVAQMTEYAPKKIRNFMTALMFSGYAIGGILAALLGKQFIVEFGWQVVFFAAGIPVLLIPFIMKSMPESLAYLSKNKKDLELKEIVRLIEPNIQINNETELLSMKDTSSDHIPVTQLFANGRGFSTVMFWVAFFTGLFMVYSLSTWLTKLMAMSGYTLGSALSFVVALNIGGIIGAVGGGWLADRMHIKWVLVFMYSLGSVFLYLMTLPMPIHMLYITIAVVGACSTGAQIVAYSYCGQFYPAEIRSTGIGLASGVGRLGAIGAPLLIGMIMALNLPIEQNFMVIAAAGLIGAIALSFINHNRSFSI from the coding sequence ATGCAGTACATTGATGTACACAAAATTGCTAGTGATGCAACGTTTAATAAGTTTCATGCCAAAGTATTACTTTGGTGTTTCATTGTTATTATTATTGATGGCTATGACATAGCTGTTGCTGGTATAGCTATCCCTTCAATTATGGAAAAGATGGGGGTCAGTGCTTCGACTGCAGGTTTTATGGCTAGTTCTGCATTATTCGGTATGATGGTTGGTGCCATTTTTTTAGGAGCTATATCCGATAAAATTGGCCGGCGTTTGACTATCGCGATCTGTGTATTCCTATTTAGTGTCTTCACAGCAGTAGCTGGAATGACGAATGATCCTATTAGTTTCAGTATTATGCGTTTTATTGCAGGCTTAGGTATCGGTGGTGTTATGCCTAATGTTGTAGCACAAATGACTGAGTATGCCCCGAAAAAAATACGTAATTTCATGACTGCCTTGATGTTTTCTGGCTATGCTATTGGGGGAATTCTGGCAGCTTTGCTGGGTAAACAATTTATTGTGGAATTTGGTTGGCAGGTTGTGTTTTTTGCGGCAGGTATCCCTGTATTACTCATTCCTTTTATTATGAAATCAATGCCAGAATCATTGGCATATCTAAGTAAGAATAAAAAAGATCTAGAACTAAAAGAGATTGTTCGGCTTATTGAACCAAATATTCAGATAAATAATGAAACAGAGTTACTCAGTATGAAAGATACTAGCTCTGATCATATTCCTGTTACACAATTATTTGCTAATGGCCGTGGTTTTAGCACAGTTATGTTTTGGGTGGCGTTCTTCACTGGACTGTTTATGGTCTATTCATTAAGTACATGGTTGACTAAATTAATGGCTATGTCGGGCTATACGCTTGGTTCAGCATTAAGCTTCGTGGTTGCTCTAAATATTGGCGGCATCATTGGTGCCGTAGGTGGAGGTTGGCTGGCTGACCGTATGCATATCAAGTGGGTATTGGTGTTTATGTACAGTTTGGGAAGTGTATTTTTGTACTTAATGACTCTGCCAATGCCAATACATATGTTGTATATCACGATTGCAGTAGTTGGAGCTTGCTCTACTGGTGCTCAAATTGTTGCTTATTCTTATTGCGGTCAGTTTTATCCTGCTGAGATTCGTTCAACCGGCATTGGTTTGGCATCGGGTGTAGGACGTTTAGGAGCGATAGGTGCGCCATTACTGATAGGAATGATTATGGCCCTGAATTTACCGATTGAACAAAATTTCATGGTGATTGCAGCAGCAGGTTTAATTGGTGCAATTGCTTTATCATTCATTAATCATAATCGCTCATTTTCAATATAA
- a CDS encoding electron transfer flavoprotein subunit beta/FixA family protein, with protein sequence MKALVAVKRVVDANVKVRVKPDNSGVDLTNVKMSINPFCEIAVEEAVRLKEKGTVSEIVIVSVGPKEAQEQIRSAMALGADRGILVETTDEIGALEVAKILKGVVDAEKPELILLGKQAIDDDSNQVGQMLGALLGAGQGTFASEVKVDGGKVQVTREVDGGLQTVELALPAIITTDLRLNEPRYAALPNIMKARKKPLDTKSPADYGVTAGTKLKTVKVEAPAERKAGVQVKSVDELVEKLKNEAKVI encoded by the coding sequence ATGAAGGCTCTTGTTGCTGTAAAACGCGTGGTTGATGCCAACGTCAAAGTTCGTGTTAAGCCGGACAATAGTGGGGTTGACCTAACTAACGTTAAAATGTCAATTAACCCATTTTGTGAAATCGCAGTGGAAGAAGCGGTTCGCTTAAAAGAAAAAGGAACAGTATCAGAAATCGTTATTGTTTCTGTTGGGCCTAAAGAAGCTCAAGAACAAATCCGTTCTGCAATGGCTCTGGGAGCAGACCGCGGTATTTTAGTTGAAACCACTGATGAAATTGGCGCTTTAGAAGTTGCTAAAATTTTAAAAGGTGTTGTTGACGCTGAAAAACCAGAACTTATCCTTCTTGGTAAACAAGCAATTGATGATGACTCTAACCAAGTCGGTCAAATGCTTGGCGCATTATTAGGTGCGGGCCAAGGTACATTCGCTTCTGAAGTGAAAGTTGATGGCGGCAAAGTACAAGTAACTCGTGAAGTTGACGGCGGTTTACAAACTGTTGAACTGGCACTTCCTGCAATCATTACAACTGACTTGCGTTTGAATGAGCCACGTTATGCAGCATTGCCTAACATCATGAAAGCTCGTAAGAAGCCACTTGATACTAAATCTCCTGCTGATTATGGCGTTACAGCTGGTACTAAGCTTAAAACTGTTAAAGTTGAAGCTCCAGCAGAACGTAAAGCTGGCGTACAAGTGAAATCTGTAGATGAGCTTGTTGAAAAATTGAAAAATGAAGCGAAAGTGATCTAA
- a CDS encoding FAD-binding protein, which produces MSILVIADHNNQVLNGATLNVVAAAQKIGGDITVLVAGSGAQAVADAAAKVAGVSKVLLADNAAYANQLAENVAGLVSDLAKGYKYVLAASTTTGKNILPRVAALLDVSMITDIISVESANTFKRPIYAGNAIATVQSDEAIIVGTVRGTAFDPVAAEGGSAAIETVGEVKDAGISQFVSEEIVKLDRPELTAARIVVSGGRGVGSGENYHKVLDPLADKLGAAQGASRAAVDAGFVPNDFQVGQTGKIVAPDLYVAVGISGAIQHLAGMKDSKVIVAINKDEEAPINSVADYWLVGDLNTVVPELVSKL; this is translated from the coding sequence ATGAGTATTTTAGTTATCGCTGATCACAACAACCAAGTACTTAACGGTGCTACTTTAAACGTTGTTGCTGCAGCACAAAAAATCGGTGGTGATATTACTGTATTAGTTGCTGGTTCTGGTGCTCAAGCAGTTGCTGACGCTGCTGCTAAAGTTGCTGGTGTAAGCAAAGTATTGCTTGCTGACAACGCTGCTTATGCAAACCAATTAGCTGAAAACGTAGCTGGCTTAGTTTCTGACTTGGCTAAAGGTTACAAATACGTTTTAGCTGCTTCTACAACGACTGGTAAGAACATTCTTCCACGTGTTGCTGCGCTTCTTGATGTAAGCATGATCACAGACATTATTTCTGTTGAATCTGCGAACACATTCAAGCGTCCAATCTACGCTGGTAACGCAATTGCAACTGTTCAATCTGACGAAGCAATCATTGTAGGTACTGTTCGTGGTACAGCATTTGATCCAGTAGCTGCGGAAGGTGGTTCTGCTGCGATTGAAACAGTTGGCGAAGTAAAAGATGCAGGTATTTCTCAATTTGTATCTGAAGAAATCGTTAAGCTTGACCGTCCTGAATTAACAGCTGCTCGCATTGTTGTTTCTGGTGGTCGTGGTGTAGGTTCTGGTGAGAACTACCATAAAGTACTTGATCCATTAGCTGACAAGCTTGGTGCAGCACAAGGTGCTTCACGTGCGGCAGTTGATGCGGGCTTTGTACCTAACGACTTCCAAGTGGGGCAAACTGGTAAAATCGTTGCGCCTGACCTTTACGTTGCTGTAGGTATTTCTGGTGCGATCCAGCATTTAGCTGGTATGAAAGATTCTAAAGTTATTGTTGCAATCAACAAAGACGAAGAAGCGCCAATCAACAGTGTTGCTGACTACTGGTTAGTTGGTGATTTGAACACTGTGGTACCAGAGTTGGTATCTAAACTTTAA
- a CDS encoding CaiB/BaiF CoA-transferase family protein — MGALTGYKVLDLSRILAGPWCSQILADLGAEVIKVERPYCGDDTRQWGPPWLKDNKKQDTQEAAYYLSANRNKFSVGIDISTIEGQALIKKMVLDTDVLIENYKTGTLKRYGLDYESLSKINPRLVYCSITGFGQTGPRSKEPGYDFIIQGMGGMMSVTGERDDLPGGGPQKAGIALADLTTGLYSNIAIQAALLSRHKTGEGQYIDMALLDTQIACMSQLGMNYLVSEKIPGRYGNAHANIVPYQVFKALQGEFIIACGNDNQFISLCQSIGLAELIHNPKFSTNAQRVIHRDALIHVLQSHFLSDIAENWVTKIHAVQVPVGMINNIEQALSEPQAIARNMIVKVPHPLQNNYQMIGSPIKLSKTPVEYKKTPPLLAEDSDLILQRYLNDEEFTALKNKRIVQ; from the coding sequence ATGGGTGCATTAACAGGATATAAAGTATTAGATTTAAGTCGTATATTAGCCGGACCTTGGTGCAGTCAAATCTTGGCAGACCTTGGCGCAGAGGTAATAAAAGTTGAACGTCCTTATTGTGGAGATGATACTCGACAGTGGGGACCACCTTGGTTAAAAGATAATAAAAAGCAAGATACCCAAGAGGCTGCTTATTATCTATCAGCAAACCGAAATAAATTTTCAGTTGGTATTGATATTTCAACCATTGAAGGTCAAGCTCTGATTAAAAAAATGGTTTTAGATACAGATGTTTTAATTGAAAATTATAAAACAGGCACCCTTAAGCGCTATGGACTAGACTATGAGAGCTTATCTAAAATCAATCCTCGTTTAGTATACTGTTCTATTACAGGTTTTGGGCAAACAGGCCCCCGCTCTAAAGAACCTGGGTATGATTTTATCATTCAAGGTATGGGAGGAATGATGAGTGTTACAGGAGAGCGTGATGATTTACCAGGAGGAGGCCCACAAAAAGCTGGCATTGCACTTGCTGATTTAACAACTGGTTTATATTCCAATATTGCCATCCAAGCTGCTCTTCTTTCACGCCATAAAACAGGCGAAGGCCAATATATTGATATGGCACTACTAGACACTCAAATTGCTTGCATGTCCCAGCTTGGAATGAACTATCTAGTATCAGAAAAAATCCCTGGTCGTTATGGAAACGCTCACGCAAATATTGTGCCTTATCAGGTTTTCAAAGCTCTTCAAGGTGAATTCATTATTGCTTGTGGTAATGACAATCAATTTATTTCATTGTGCCAAAGTATTGGCTTAGCTGAATTAATACATAACCCTAAATTTTCAACCAATGCCCAACGTGTAATTCATAGAGATGCATTAATACATGTCTTACAGTCACACTTTTTAAGTGATATCGCTGAGAATTGGGTTACTAAAATTCATGCTGTTCAAGTCCCTGTTGGTATGATTAATAATATTGAACAAGCTCTCTCAGAGCCGCAAGCAATTGCGCGCAATATGATAGTTAAAGTCCCCCATCCCTTACAAAACAACTATCAAATGATCGGCTCACCTATTAAACTTTCAAAAACACCAGTTGAATATAAAAAAACTCCCCCTCTCTTAGCAGAAGATAGCGATTTAATTCTGCAACGTTATCTTAACGATGAGGAATTCACTGCTTTGAAGAATAAAAGAATTGTTCAATAA